A single Physeter macrocephalus isolate SW-GA unplaced genomic scaffold, ASM283717v5 random_177, whole genome shotgun sequence DNA region contains:
- the RRAD gene encoding GTP-binding protein RAD isoform X2, with product MNESGGWVTSQGARTFCGMSRAPSIFLDPWSGRRVPGPASHSISTAAHAAIWIPVPQTASDAMTLNGGGSGAGGSRGGGRERERRRGSTPWGPAPPLHRRSMPVDERDLQAALAPGALTTAEAGTGAQGPRLDWPQGSSDSLSSGGSDSDESVYKVLLLGAPGVGKSALARIFGGIEDGPEAEAAGHTYDRSILVDGEEAALMVYDIWEQDGGRWLPGHCMAMGDAYVIVYSVTDKDSFEKASELRVQLRRARQTDDVPIILVGNKSDLVRSREVSLDEGRACAVVFDCKFIETSAALHHNVQALFEGVVRQIRLRRDSKEANARRQAGTRRRESLGKKAKRFLGRIVARNSRKMALRAKSKSCHDLSVL from the exons ATGAACGAGTCAGGAGGATGGGTCACAAGTCAGGGCGCAAGGACCTTCTGCGGCATGTCCAGGGCCCCGAGCATCTTTCTCGACCCGTGGTCGGGCAGGCGCGTACCGGGTCCAGCTTCCCACTCCATCTCCACCGCGGCTCACGCGGCCATCTGGATTCCCGTTCCCCAGACGGCGTCCGACGCGATGACTCTGAACGGCGGCGGCAGCGGAGCGGGCGGGAGCCGCGGTGGGGGCCGCGAGCGCGAGCGCCGTCGGGGCAGCACACCCTGGGGCCCGGCGCCCCCGCTGCACCGCCGGAGCATGCCTGTGGACGAGCGCGACCTGCAGGCGGCGCTGGCTCCGGGAGCTCTGACAACGGCCGAAGCCGGGACTGGGGCCCAGGGTCCGAGGCTGGACTGGCCCCAGGGCTCCTCCGACTCGCTCAGCTCAGGAGGCAGCGATTCAGACGAGAGCGTTTACAAGGTGCTGCTGCTGGGGGCGCCTGGCGTCGGCAAGAGTGCTCTGGCGCGCATCTTCGGTGGTATAGAGGACGGGCCTGAAGCAGAGGCCGcag GGCACACGTATGATCGCTCCATCCTGGTGGATGGAGAAGAGGCAGCGCTCATGGTCTATGACATTTGGGAGCAG GATGGGGGCCGCTGGCTACCTGGCCACTGCATGGCCATGGGAGATGCGTACGTCATCGTGTATTCAGTGACGGACAAGGACAGCTTTGAGAAGGCCTCAGAGCTTCGGGTCCAGCTGCGGAGGGCGCGGCAGACAGACGACGTGCCCATCATCCTAGTGGGCAACAAGAGTGACCTGGTGCGCTCTCGTGAGGTCTCCTTGGATG AGGGCCGGGCCTGTGCCGTCGTCTTCGACTGCAAGTTTATTGAGACGTCGGCTGCACTGCACCACAATGTCCAGGCGCTGTTTGAGGGCGTCGTGCGCCAGATACGCCTGCGCAGGGACAGCAAAGAGGCCAACGCACGTCGGCAAGCGGGTACTCGGCGGCGAGAGAGCCTTGGCAAGAAGGCGAAGCGCTTCCTGGGCCGCATCGTCGCTCGAAACAGCCGCAAGATGGCTTTGCGTGCCAAGTCCAAGTCCTGCCACGACCTCTCCGTGCTCTAG
- the RRAD gene encoding GTP-binding protein RAD isoform X1: protein MTLNGGGSGAGGSRGGGRERERRRGSTPWGPAPPLHRRSMPVDERDLQAALAPGALTTAEAGTGAQGPRLDWPQGSSDSLSSGGSDSDESVYKVLLLGAPGVGKSALARIFGGIEDGPEAEAAGHTYDRSILVDGEEAALMVYDIWEQDGGRWLPGHCMAMGDAYVIVYSVTDKDSFEKASELRVQLRRARQTDDVPIILVGNKSDLRAGPVPSSSTASLLRRRLHCTTMSRRCLRASCARYACAGTAKRPTHVGKRVLGGERALARRRSASWAASSLETAARWLCVPSPSPATTSPCSRPWGTRCIVQTDGQIGGLAQPTAQGAPGLAQTLGIPHLIVMDRETVLPREVAPSGRQGLGPQRCPCRPMCVPRSSLSPACGAGL from the exons ATGACTCTGAACGGCGGCGGCAGCGGAGCGGGCGGGAGCCGCGGTGGGGGCCGCGAGCGCGAGCGCCGTCGGGGCAGCACACCCTGGGGCCCGGCGCCCCCGCTGCACCGCCGGAGCATGCCTGTGGACGAGCGCGACCTGCAGGCGGCGCTGGCTCCGGGAGCTCTGACAACGGCCGAAGCCGGGACTGGGGCCCAGGGTCCGAGGCTGGACTGGCCCCAGGGCTCCTCCGACTCGCTCAGCTCAGGAGGCAGCGATTCAGACGAGAGCGTTTACAAGGTGCTGCTGCTGGGGGCGCCTGGCGTCGGCAAGAGTGCTCTGGCGCGCATCTTCGGTGGTATAGAGGACGGGCCTGAAGCAGAGGCCGcag GGCACACGTATGATCGCTCCATCCTGGTGGATGGAGAAGAGGCAGCGCTCATGGTCTATGACATTTGGGAGCAG GATGGGGGCCGCTGGCTACCTGGCCACTGCATGGCCATGGGAGATGCGTACGTCATCGTGTATTCAGTGACGGACAAGGACAGCTTTGAGAAGGCCTCAGAGCTTCGGGTCCAGCTGCGGAGGGCGCGGCAGACAGACGACGTGCCCATCATCCTAGTGGGCAACAAGAGTGACCTG AGGGCCGGGCCTGTGCCGTCGTCTTCGACTGCAAGTTTATTGAGACGTCGGCTGCACTGCACCACAATGTCCAGGCGCTGTTTGAGGGCGTCGTGCGCCAGATACGCCTGCGCAGGGACAGCAAAGAGGCCAACGCACGTCGGCAAGCGGGTACTCGGCGGCGAGAGAGCCTTGGCAAGAAGGCGAAGCGCTTCCTGGGCCGCATCGTCGCTCGAAACAGCCGCAAGATGGCTTTGCGTGCCAAGTCCAAGTCCTGCCACGACCTCTCCGTGCTCTAGGCCCTGGGGCACTCGCTGTATTGTGCAGACAGATGGGCAGATTGGTGGGCTGGCCCAGCCAACCGCCCAAGGTGCCCCAGGACTGGCTCAGACTCTGGGTATCCCGCACCTCATCGTCATGGACAGAGAGACAGTGCTGCCCAGGGAGGTGGCTCCCAGTGGGCGTCAAGGGCTGGGCCCACAGAGATGCCCGTGCAGGCCCATGTGCGTCCCACGAAGCAGCCTGAGCCCAGCCTGTGGAGCAGGCCTATGA
- the RRAD gene encoding GTP-binding protein RAD isoform X3: MTLNGGGSGAGGSRGGGRERERRRGSTPWGPAPPLHRRSMPVDERDLQAALAPGALTTAEAGTGAQGPRLDWPQGSSDSLSSGGSDSDESVYKVLLLGAPGVGKSALARIFGGIEDGPEAEAAGHTYDRSILVDGEEAALMVYDIWEQDGGRWLPGHCMAMGDAYVIVYSVTDKDSFEKASELRVQLRRARQTDDVPIILVGNKSDLVRSREVSLDEGRACAVVFDCKFIETSAALHHNVQALFEGVVRQIRLRRDSKEANARRQAGTRRRESLGKKAKRFLGRIVARNSRKMALRAKSKSCHDLSVL; encoded by the exons ATGACTCTGAACGGCGGCGGCAGCGGAGCGGGCGGGAGCCGCGGTGGGGGCCGCGAGCGCGAGCGCCGTCGGGGCAGCACACCCTGGGGCCCGGCGCCCCCGCTGCACCGCCGGAGCATGCCTGTGGACGAGCGCGACCTGCAGGCGGCGCTGGCTCCGGGAGCTCTGACAACGGCCGAAGCCGGGACTGGGGCCCAGGGTCCGAGGCTGGACTGGCCCCAGGGCTCCTCCGACTCGCTCAGCTCAGGAGGCAGCGATTCAGACGAGAGCGTTTACAAGGTGCTGCTGCTGGGGGCGCCTGGCGTCGGCAAGAGTGCTCTGGCGCGCATCTTCGGTGGTATAGAGGACGGGCCTGAAGCAGAGGCCGcag GGCACACGTATGATCGCTCCATCCTGGTGGATGGAGAAGAGGCAGCGCTCATGGTCTATGACATTTGGGAGCAG GATGGGGGCCGCTGGCTACCTGGCCACTGCATGGCCATGGGAGATGCGTACGTCATCGTGTATTCAGTGACGGACAAGGACAGCTTTGAGAAGGCCTCAGAGCTTCGGGTCCAGCTGCGGAGGGCGCGGCAGACAGACGACGTGCCCATCATCCTAGTGGGCAACAAGAGTGACCTGGTGCGCTCTCGTGAGGTCTCCTTGGATG AGGGCCGGGCCTGTGCCGTCGTCTTCGACTGCAAGTTTATTGAGACGTCGGCTGCACTGCACCACAATGTCCAGGCGCTGTTTGAGGGCGTCGTGCGCCAGATACGCCTGCGCAGGGACAGCAAAGAGGCCAACGCACGTCGGCAAGCGGGTACTCGGCGGCGAGAGAGCCTTGGCAAGAAGGCGAAGCGCTTCCTGGGCCGCATCGTCGCTCGAAACAGCCGCAAGATGGCTTTGCGTGCCAAGTCCAAGTCCTGCCACGACCTCTCCGTGCTCTAG
- the CDH16 gene encoding cadherin-16, with translation MGLAKELDTTLQAMGSGRPLKGEEEEASLSPILTMAPAWLCLLCLFIPQLATGLLWGQEVKGQGVDGLRYGQAQGRSRNPPPCQVPTPTAGRYVQLADVVRILPQAFPGAQPAEVYVDVPENYGGNFPLYLTKLPLPRKETEGQIVLSGDSGVAAEGPFAVDPETGFLLVTRALDREEQAEYQLQVTLETEDGRVLWGPQHVLVHVKDENDQVPHFSQAIYKVQLSQGTRPGVPFFFLEASDGDAPGTANSDLRFHILNQAPSQPSADMFQLEPQLGALALSPEGSTSLDQALEGPYQLLVQVKDMGDQASGHQATATIDVSIVENTWVPPDPVHLAENLQVPYPHHIAQVHWSGGDVHYHLESQPLGPFDVDKEGKLYVTRELDREAQAEYLLRVRAQNTRGEDYTEPLELHVVVMDENDNVPVCPPRGPAISMPELSPPGTKVAKLSVEDADAPGSPNSHIVYRLLSPEPEEGAEGRAFELDSTSGSVTLGAAPLQAGQNILLQVLVIDLGGAEGGLSSTCEIAVTITDINDHAPEFTTSQIEPLSLPEDTEPGTLVTTLMATDADLEPAFRLMDFAIEAGDAEGTFGLDWEPDSGRVQLRLLKNLSYEAAPSHKLVVVVRSVAEPVGPDPGPGATVTVTVLVERVVPPPQLDQESYEASVPVSTPAGSLLLTIRPSDPKRSPLRFSLVNDSEGWLCIEEVSGEVHIARALQGAQPGDMYTVLVEAQDADEPTLSTSATLVIHFLKAPSAPTPTLAPVPSRHLCTPRRDRGVVVGGPRGDPDLAGGHGPYSFALGPNPTAQRDWRLRALNGSHAYLTLGLHWVEPREHVVPIVVSHHDRVWQIQVRVIVCRCNVEGQCMRKVGRMKGMPTKLSAVGILVGTLIAIGIFLILIFTHLTLARKKDLDQPVDSVPLKAAV, from the exons ATGGGCCTGGCCAAGGAGCTGGACACTACCCTGCaggcaatggggagcggcaggcccttaaaaggggaggaagaggaggccagTCTGTC GCCCATCCTGACCATGGCTCCTGCCTGGCTGTGTCTCCTCTGCCTCTTCATCCCCCAG CTGGCTACAGGCCTGTTGTGGGGTCAGGAGGTCAAAGGCCAGGGGGTGGATGGGCTAAGGTATGGCCAGGCCCAGGGAAGGAGCAGAAATCCCCCTCCCTGTCAGGTCCCGACACCCACGGCAGGAAGGTACGTACAGCTTGCTGACGTGGTGAGAATCCTCCCACAGGCTTTCCCCGGGGCCCAGCCTGCAGAGGTGTATGTGGACGTCCCGGAAAACTACGGTGGAAATTTCCCTTTGTACTTGACCAAG CTACCGCTGCCCCGTAAGGAGACTGAGGGCCAGATTGTTCTGTCAGGAGACTCAGGCGTGGCAGCTGAGGGCCCCTTTGCTGTGGATCCAGAGACTGGCTTCCTGCTGGTGACCAGGGCCCTGGACCGGGAGGAACAGGCAGAGTACCAGCTACAG GTCACCCTGGAGACAGAGGATGGACGTGTCTTGTGGGGCCCGCAGCACGTGCTTGTGCATGTGAAGGATGAGAATGACCAGGTGCCCCATTTCTCCCAGGCCATCTACAAAGTTCAGCTGAGCCAGGGCACCAGGCCTG GTGTCCCCTTCTTCTTCCTTGAGGCTTCGGACGGGGATGCGCCAGGCACAGCCAACTCGGATCTTCGATTCCACATCCTGAACCAGGCCCCATCCCAGCCTTCCGCAGATATGTTccagctggagcctcagctgggggctctggctctcaGCCCCGAGG GGAGCACCAGCCTAGATCAGGCTCTGGAGGGGCCATACCAGCTGTTGGTACAGGTCAAGGACATGGGTGACCAGGCCTCGGGCCACCAGGCCACAGCCACCATAGATGTCTCCATAGTAGAAAACACCTGGGTGCCCCCAGACCCTGTCCACCTGGCAGAGAATCTCCAAGTTCCATATCCACACCACATTGCCCAG GTACATTGGAGTGGGGGCGATGTACATTATCACCTGGAGAGCCAGCCCCTTGGACCCTTTGATGTGGACAAGGAGGGGAAACTCTACGTGACCAGGGAGCTGGACCGAGAAGCCCAGGCTGAG TACCTGCTCCGGGTGCGGGCGCAGAATACCCGCGGTGAGGACTACACCGAACCTCTGGAGCTGCATGTGGTGGTGATGGATGAGAATGACAACGTGCCTGTCTGCCCCCCACGAGGCCCCGCAATCAGCATGCCTGAGCTCAGCCCCCCAG GCACCAAGGTGGCTAAGCTTTCGGTAGAGGATGCAGATGCCCCCGGTTCCCCCAATTCCCACATTGTGTATCGGCTGCTGAGCCCTGAGCccgaggagggggcagaggggagagctTTCGAGCTGGACTCCACCTCGGGCAGTGTGACACTGGGGGCTGCCCCCCTCCAAGCTGGCCAGAACATCTTGCTTCAGGTGCTGGTCATTGACCTGGGAGGAGCAGAGGGCG GCCTCAGCAGCACCTGTGAGATTGCAGTCACGATCACGGACATCAATGACCATGCCCCTGAGTTCACCACTTCCCAG ATTGAGCCCCTAAGCCTCCCTGAGGACACAGAGCCTGGGACTCTGGTGACCACACTCATGGCCACTGACGCCGACCTTGAGCCTGCCTTCCGCCTCATGGACTTTGCCATTGAGGCAGGGGATGCGGAGGGAACCTTCGGCCTGGATTGGGAGCCAGACTCTGGTCGTGTCCAGCTGCGACTCCTCAAG AACCTCAGCTATGAGGCAGCTCCAAGTCACaagttggtggtggtggtgcggAGCGTGGCAGAGCCGGTGGGGCCAGACCCAGGCCCTGGAGCCACAGTCACCGTGACTGTGCTGGTGGAAAGGGTGGTGCCACCCCCTCAGTTGGACCAGGAGAGCTACGAGGCCAGTGTCCCAGTCAGCACCCCCGCTGGCTCCCTCCTGCTGACCATCCGGCCCTCAGACCCCAAGCGCAGTCCCCTCAG GTTCTCCCTGGTCAACGACTCAGAGGGCTGGCTCTGCATAGAGGAGGTCTCCGGGGAGGTGCACATAGCCCGGGCCCTGCAGGGTGCCCAGCCTGGGGACATGTACACAGTGCTCGTGGAGGCCCAGGATGCAG ATGAGCCAACACTGAGCACCTCTGCGACCCTCGTGATCCACTTCCTGAAGGCCCCTTCGGCCCCAACCCCGACTCTGGCTCCTGTGCCCTCCCGACACCTCTGCACACCCCGCCGGGACCGTGGCGTGGTTGTCGGTGGACCCCGAGGGGACCCTGACCTGGCCGGCGGACACGGTCCCTACagctttgccctgggtcccaacCCCACGGCGCAGCGGGACTGGCGCCTCCGGGCTCTCAATG GGTCCCACGCCTACCTCACCCTGGGCCTGCATTGGGTGGAGCCACGCGAACACGTAGTCCCCATAGTTGTCAGCCACCATGACCGGGTGTGGCAGATCCAGGTCCGAG tgATCGTGTGTCGCTGCAATGTGGAGGGGCAGTGCATGCGCAAGGTGGGCCGCATGAAGGGCATGCCCACGAAGCTGTCAGCGGTGGGCATCCTCGTGGGCACCCTGATAGCAATAG GCATCTTCCTCATCCTCATCTTCACCCACTTGACCCTGGCGAGGAAGAAGGACCTAGATCAGCCAGTAGACAGTGTGCCCCTGAAGGCGGCGGTTTAA
- the PDP2 gene encoding pyruvate dehydrogenase [acetyl-transferring]-phosphatase 2, mitochondrial, translating to MSSTVSYWIFNSARNSIATLQGGQRLYSRYASNRIKSKWRLFPQGPVTLKNNASCGGIALQKAFRHTSTEEDDFHLPLSPEQVNEVLRAGESAHKILDLVSGVPSSVLRFESNQLAANFPVEDRGGVAACLQTNGLMFGVFDGHGGHACAQAVSERLFYYVAVSLMSQQTLEQMEGAMESMKPLLPILQWLKHPGDSIYKDVTSVHLDHLRVYWQELLNLHMEMGLNIEEALMYSFQRLDSDISLEIQAALEDEMTRNLSLQVAFSGATACMAHVDGVHLHVANAGDCRAILGVQEDNGMWSCLPLTRDHNAWNPTELSRLKREHPESEHRTIIMDNRLLGVLMPCRAFGDVQLKWSKELQRSVLERGFDTEALNIYQFTPPHYYTPPYLTARPEVTYHRLRPQDKFLVLASDGLWDVLGNEDVVRLVVEHLAEVCRHKPDLAQRPANLGLMQSLLLQRKAQGLHATDQNAATRLIRYAIGSNEYGEMEPERLSAMLTLPEDLARMYRDDISVTVVYFNSDSIGSSYKGS from the coding sequence ATGTCAAGTACTGTGTCCTACTGGATTTTCAATTCTGCAAGAAACAGCATTGCCACATTACAAGGGGGACAACGTTTATATTCAAGGTATGCCTCAAATAGGATTAAATCAAAATGGAGGCTCTTTCCCCAGGGGCCAGTCACCCTAAAAAACAATGCCTCATGTGGTGGCATTGCTCTGCAGAAAGCCTTTAGACACACATCAACAGAGGAAGATGATTTCCACTTGCCGCTCAGCCCTGAGCAGGTAAATGAAGTACTGCGAGCCGGTGAGTCGGCCCACAAGATTCTTGACCTTGTCAGTGGAGTCCCAAGTTCGGTGTTGCGGTTTGAGAGCAACCAGCTGGCTGCCAATTTCCCAGTGGAGGACCGGGGAGGTGTAGCCGCCTGCCTGCAGACCAATGGGCTGATGTTTGGCGTCTTCGATGGACATGGTGGCCACGCATGTGCTCAAGCGGTGAGCGAGAGGCTCTTCTACTATGTGGCAGTGTCACTGATGTCCCAGCAGACGCTGGAGCAGATGGAGGGGGCGATGGAAAGCATGAAGCCCCTGCTGCCCATTCTGCAGTGGCTCAAGCACCCAGGGGACAGTATCTACAAGGATGTCACGTCAGTGCACCTTGATCACCTCCGTGTCTACTGGCAGGAGCTGCTGAACCTGCACATGGAAATGGGGCTGAACATTGAGGAAGCATTAATGTACTCCTTCCAGAGGCTGGATTCTGACATCTCGCTAGAGATCCAGGCTGCCCTGGAAGATGAGATGACCAGGAACCTTTCACTCCAGGTTGCTTTCTCAGGGGCGACAGCTTGCATGGCCCATGTCGATGGAGTTCACTTGCATGTGGCAAACGCTGGTGACTGCCGGGCCATCCTTGGTGTCCAGGAGGACAATGGCATGTGGTCTTGTCTGCCCCTCACCCGAGACCACAATGCCTGGAACCCAACCGAGCTGTCACGGCTAAAGAGGGAGCATCCTGAGTCAGAGCACAGGACAATCATCATGGACAACAGGCTGCTGGGCGTTCTCATGCCCTGCAGGGCCTTCGGGGACGTCCAGCTGAAGTGGAGTAAAGAGCTGCAGCGCAGTGTCCTGGAGCGGGGCTTTGACACCGAGGCCCTCAACATTTACCAGTTCACCCCCCCACACTACTACACTCCACCTTACCTGACGGCCAGGCCTGAGGTCACATACCACAGGCTGAGGCCCCAGGATAAGTTCCTTGTGCTGGCCTCTGACGGCCTGTGGGATGTGCTGGGCAATGAGGATGTGGTGAGGCTGGTGGTGGAGCACCTGGCTGAAGTGTGTCGGCACAAGCCAGACCTGGCCCAGAGACCCGCCAACCTGGGACTCATGCAGAGCCTGCTGCTGCAGAGGAAAGCCCAGGGGCTCCACGCCACCGACCAAAACGCAGCCACACGTCTGATCAGATACGCCATAGGGAGCAACGAGTACGGGGAGATGGAGCCTGAGCGGCTGTCGGCGATGCTGACGTTGCCGGAGGACTTGGCAAGGATGTACAGGGATGATATCTCTGTCACTGTGGTGTATTTTAACTCAGACTCGATTGGTTCATCTTACAAGGGGAGTTAA